A genomic segment from Vagococcus zengguangii encodes:
- a CDS encoding 3-oxoacyl-ACP reductase, producing MRNSYYDLANQVVLVTGGASGIGLAQARVFLEQEAFVFTVDCQLGDIHQHEILEQAVVACKNRFGTITILLNTAGILDDYLPLHKTDETLWDNIYETNVKSTYRLTKLVLPSMLKNKRGTVINMPSIAGMIAGGGGVAYTMSKHAVAGFTKQLALDYAAQGVSFKGIAPGAIKTAMTQADFEGDGQMAEWVADETPVKRWANPEEVTELTLFLITPQASYLQGAIVPIDGGWLLK from the coding sequence ATGAGAAATAGCTACTACGATTTAGCTAATCAAGTGGTGTTGGTAACGGGTGGCGCTTCAGGAATTGGTCTAGCACAGGCACGCGTGTTTTTGGAACAAGAGGCGTTTGTGTTTACTGTGGATTGTCAGCTAGGTGATATTCATCAGCATGAGATCTTAGAACAAGCTGTTGTGGCGTGCAAGAATCGTTTCGGAACGATTACGATTTTACTCAATACAGCCGGGATCTTAGATGATTATTTGCCGCTACATAAGACCGATGAAACACTGTGGGATAACATTTATGAAACAAATGTTAAAAGCACGTATCGTTTGACCAAATTAGTGTTACCGTCAATGTTGAAAAATAAGCGTGGCACAGTGATTAATATGCCCTCAATTGCCGGAATGATTGCTGGTGGTGGAGGCGTGGCTTATACAATGTCTAAACATGCGGTTGCGGGTTTCACGAAGCAGTTGGCACTTGATTATGCAGCGCAAGGCGTGAGTTTTAAAGGGATTGCGCCAGGTGCCATTAAGACAGCGATGACGCAAGCTGATTTCGAAGGTGATGGCCAAATGGCGGAGTGGGTGGCAGATGAAACGCCTGTCAAACGTTGGGCGAACCCAGAAGAAGTCACTGAATTAACTTTATTCTTGATAACACCGCAAGCGAGCTACTTACAAGGCGCGATTGTGCCGATTGATGGTGGCTGGTTATTAAAATAA
- a CDS encoding TerC family protein, whose protein sequence is MLEFATKLASIILFDIVLSGDNAVVIALATRGLEESKRKNAIMIGTAGAIILRVILMLIAVQLLMLPYVKIVGSLLLLYIAYDLLKTDTDEDAHIKESGGSYFSAIRTILMADLVMSLDNVLAIAGTADGHFGLAVIGLAVSIPIIIFGSQVIIKLMDKYPILIWIGAAMIAYTAGKMFVEDHAIAKFVDGLVPNISHTPAVPLIFGAILVLGKLLVNRLQGSNKTVNS, encoded by the coding sequence GTGTTAGAATTTGCAACGAAACTAGCGTCAATTATTTTGTTTGATATTGTCTTAAGTGGAGACAATGCTGTCGTTATTGCTTTAGCAACACGTGGTTTGGAAGAAAGTAAACGTAAAAATGCGATTATGATCGGAACAGCAGGCGCAATTATTTTACGAGTTATCCTAATGTTAATTGCTGTTCAATTATTAATGTTACCGTATGTGAAAATTGTTGGTAGTTTATTACTATTATATATTGCTTACGATTTACTAAAAACGGACACGGATGAAGATGCCCATATTAAAGAATCAGGTGGCTCTTATTTTTCAGCGATTCGTACGATCTTAATGGCTGACTTAGTTATGAGTTTAGATAACGTACTAGCAATTGCTGGGACAGCTGACGGGCACTTTGGTTTAGCAGTCATTGGTTTAGCTGTGAGTATCCCAATTATTATTTTTGGTAGTCAAGTTATCATTAAGTTGATGGATAAGTATCCGATTTTAATTTGGATTGGGGCAGCGATGATTGCTTATACAGCAGGAAAAATGTTTGTTGAAGATCATGCGATTGCAAAATTTGTTGATGGTTTAGTACCAAATATTAGCCATACACCAGCCGTACCATTAATTTTCGGTGCGATTTTAGTGTTAGGTAAATTATTGGTTAACCGTCTACAAGGATCAAACAAAACTGTTAATTCATAA
- a CDS encoding DUF2829 domain-containing protein — protein sequence MTFEEVLPQLKKGAKIIRKGWSGFELYVTLVEGEVFDGSPVTPYFLIKTSDEGFSSFEPTVCDISADDC from the coding sequence ATGACATTTGAAGAAGTATTACCGCAATTAAAGAAGGGTGCCAAGATTATTCGTAAAGGTTGGAGTGGTTTCGAGCTGTATGTCACACTAGTTGAAGGTGAAGTGTTTGATGGTTCACCCGTAACACCGTATTTTTTAATTAAAACAAGTGACGAAGGTTTCTCAAGTTTCGAGCCAACAGTCTGTGATATTTCAGCGGATGATTGTTGA